The Setaria italica strain Yugu1 chromosome IX, Setaria_italica_v2.0, whole genome shotgun sequence genome has a window encoding:
- the LOC101762301 gene encoding putative clathrin assembly protein At2g25430 yields MSSSTIRKALGAVKDQTSIGLAKVTSNIAPELDVLIVKATSHDDEPAEERHIREILHLTSGSRAHVAAAVVGCSRRLSRTRDYVVALKSLMLVHRLLVDGDPSFHRELLHATRRGTRLLNLSDFRDEAHSGSWDHSAFVRTYALYLDQRLEFFLHERKQGSNAGSSANGPSPRDRWGSPDPYGRRSPSYSSPPGYGGYDDYRERNGGNNDDKRPPTPVRDMKPERVLARMHHLQQLLDRFLACRPTGGAKHSRMVLVALYQIVRESFQLYADICEVLAVLLDRFFDMEYAECVKAFEAYASAAKQIDELCAFYAWCKDTGVARSSEYPEVQRVTDKLLETLEEFMRDRAKRPKSPPREPEPEPVKEEPEPDMNEIKALPAPEDFKVPEPEKVEEEVKPEPPPQPQGDLVDLREDTVSADEQGNRLALALFQGPPAAGGSNGSWEAFPSNGGNEVTSAWQNPAAEPGKADWELALVETASNLSKQKPAMSGGMDPLLLNGMYDQGAVRQHVSQQVTTGSASSVALPAPGQKTQVLALPAPDGSMQTVGGDPFAASLTIPPPSYVQMADLEKKQQFLTQEQMMWQQYQRDGMQGQSSLNKLDRAYNNGFAPNPAMPYGMPAVYNTNPMPMGYTGNPGYYYPTY; encoded by the coding sequence ATGTCATCGAGCACGATCCGGAAGGCGCTGGGGGCGGTCAAGGACCAGACCAGCATCGGCCTGGCTAAGGTCACCAGCAACATCGCGCCGGAGCTCGACGTGCTCATCGTCAAGGCCACCAGCCACGACGACGAGCCAGCCGAGGAGCGCCACATCCGCGAGATCCTCCACCTCACCTCCGGATCCCGCGCCCACGTCGCCGCGGCCGTGGTGGGATGCTCCCGCAGGCTCTCGCGCACCCGTGACTACGTGGTGGCGCTCAAGTCGCTCATGCTAGTGCACCGCCTCCTGGTCGACGGCGACCCGTCCTTCCACCGCGAGCTCCTCCACGCCACGAGGCGTGGCACCCGCCTGCTGAACCTCTCCGACTTCCGCGACGAGGCGCACTCCGGATCATGGGATCACTCTGCCTTTGTGCGCACCTACGCGCTCTACCTCGACCAGCGCCTCGAGTTCTTTCTCCATGAGCGCAAGCAGGGATCAAATGCTGGCAGCAGTGCTAATGGTCCATCGCCCCGTGACCGTTGGGGTTCGCCTGATCCCTATGGCCGCAGATCGCCTTCCTACTCGTCACCTCCTGGGTACGGTGGATATGATGATTACCGTGAGAGGAATGGTGGCAACAACGATGACAAGAGGCCACCGACCCCAGTGAGGGACATGAAGCCAGAGCGGGTACTTGCCCGCATGCACCACCTGCAGCAGCTGCTTGACAGGTTCCTTGCTTGCCGCCCCACTGGCGGGGCAAAGCACAGCAGGATGGTGCTGGTTGCATTGTACCAGATTGTGAGAGAGAGCTTCCAGCTCTATGCCGATATCTGTGAGGTGCTGGCAGTGCTGCTGGACAGGTTCTTTGACATGGAATATGCTGAGTGCGTGAAGGCTTTTGAGGCATATGCTAGTGCTGCGAAGCAGATTGATGAGCTCTGTGCATTCTATGCATGGTGTAAAGATACTGGAGTTGCGAGGTCATCAGAGTACCCAGAGGTGCAGCGTGTCACTGATAAGCTGCTGGAGACACTAGAGGAATTTATGAGGGACCGGGCGAAGCGGCCAAAGAGCCCACCACGGGAGCCTGAGCCTGAGCCTGTCAAGGAAGAACCTGAGCCAGATATGAACGAAATCAAAGCGCTTCCAGCACCTGAGGATTTTAAGGTGCCTGAACCTGAGAAGGTTGAGGAAGAGGTGAAGCCAGAGCCACCCCCGCAGCCACAGGGTGACTTGGTGGATCTCAGAGAAGATACTGTAAGTGCAGATGAACAAGGTAACAGGCTTGCTTTGGCTCTCTTCCAGGGACCTCCCGCTGCTGGTGGAAGCAATGGTTCGTGGGAGGCGTTCCCTTCCAATGGTGGCAACGAGGTGACTTCGGCATGGCAGAATCCTGCAGCTGAGCCTGGGAAGGCTGATTGGGAGCTCGCCCTTGTGGAGACAGCAAGCAACTTGTCCAAGCAGAAGCCTGCAATGTCAGGTGGTATGGACCCACTGTTGCTGAATGGTATGTATGATCAGGGTGCTGTGCGCCAGCATGTCAGTCAACAGGTGACCACTGGGAGTGCCAGCAGCGTCGCGCTGCCTGCTCCAGGACAGAAAACTCAGGTCCTGGCTCTGCCTGCACCAGATGGTTCGATGCAGACTGTTGGTGGTGACCCCTTCGCGGCATCCCTCACCATCCCACCACCATCATACGTGCAGATGGCGGACTTAGAAAAGAAGCAGCAGTTCTTGACACAGGAGCAGATGATGTGGCAGCAGTACCAGAGGGACGGCATGCAAGGGCAATCGAGCCTGAACAAGCTCGACCGGGCTTACAACAACGGGTTCGCCCCCAACCCGGCCATGCCCTACGGGATGCCTGCGGTGTACAACACGAACCCCATGCCGATGGGGTACACTGGGAACCCTGGGTATTATTACCCCACTTACTGA
- the LOC101761362 gene encoding probable palmitoyltransferase ZDHHC12 isoform X2, translating to MSRLATGLHRLRRSSSSPWEVLWSALASCGLVIFSQLAVAMVPRLFPSLSLLAMLPIAGLVFLAAIVLGRLWRRFIGVAASAPLFVLFNILLLWGVYVFVIRRDTSSLLDMLLNAECALLLWGLYRILSGDPGIVACDSSYLEEAGCKDFVEAIYPSELPMLSRVRQCNWCKATIRGYDHHCPAFGTCIGQKNHRLFMALLTGFVVAESTYTMCSTKYITRCINSGTLRSENPVSLNLVISTMLFSILQVVWQVVFLMWHIYCICFNIKTDEWINWKKYPEFQMREQPQSDLEVKFVNPYDKGMLCNIREFLTPK from the exons ATGAGCAGGCTGGCGACGGGGCTCCACCGGCTTcggaggtcgtcgtcgtcgccgtgggAGGTGCTGTGGTCCGCGCTCGCGTCATGCGGCCTCGTGATCTTCTCGCAGCTCGCCGTGGCGATGGTGCCGCGGCTATTCCCCTCCCTCTCGCTCCTCGCCATGCTCCCCATCGCGG GCCTGGTGTTCCTCGCGGCTATCGTGCTGGGCCGGCTGTGGAGGAGGTTCATCGgggtggcggcgtcggcgccgctcTTCGTGCTCTTCAACATCCTCCTCTTGTGGGGCGTCTACGTCTTCGTCATCAGGAGAG ACACTTCTTCTCTGCTGGACATGCTACTAAATGCGGAATGTGCACTGCTTCTGTGGGGCCTTTACAG AATTTTATCTGGTGATCCTGGTATTGTTGCTTGTGATTCGTCATATTTAGAGGAAGCTGGCTGCAAGGATTTTGTGGAAGCTATTTACCCGAGTGAG CTCCCAATGCTCTCTCGTGTCAGGCAGTGTAACTGGTGCAAAGCAACCATTAGGGGCTATGACCATCATTGCCCTGCGTTTGGTACTTGCATAG GACAGAAGAATCATCGGCTGTTTATGGCCCTTTTGACAGGATTTGTTGTTGCTGAATCAACATATACAATGTGCTCAACAAAAT ATATTACCAGATGCATTAATTCAGGAACTCTAAGATCGGAG AATCCTGTATCTCTAAACCTGGTAATCAGTACGATGCTCTTCTCTATCCTCCAGGTGGTCTGGCAG GTTGTGTTCTTGATGTGGCACATATATTGCATCTGCTTCAACATCAAGACAGATGAGTGG ATAAACTGGAAGAAATATCCTGAATTCCAGATGAGGGAACAGCCTCAATCAG ATTTGGAAGTCAAATTTGTAAATCCGTATGACAAAGGCATGCTCTGTAACATTAGAGAATTTCTGACGCCGAAATGA
- the LOC101761362 gene encoding probable palmitoyltransferase ZDHHC12 isoform X1 yields MSRLATGLHRLRRSSSSPWEVLWSALASCGLVIFSQLAVAMVPRLFPSLSLLAMLPIAGLVFLAAIVLGRLWRRFIGVAASAPLFVLFNILLLWGVYVFVIRRDTSSLLDMLLNAECALLLWGLYRILSGDPGIVACDSSYLEEAGCKDFVEAIYPSEKLPMLSRVRQCNWCKATIRGYDHHCPAFGTCIGQKNHRLFMALLTGFVVAESTYTMCSTKYITRCINSGTLRSENPVSLNLVISTMLFSILQVVWQVVFLMWHIYCICFNIKTDEWINWKKYPEFQMREQPQSDLEVKFVNPYDKGMLCNIREFLTPK; encoded by the exons ATGAGCAGGCTGGCGACGGGGCTCCACCGGCTTcggaggtcgtcgtcgtcgccgtgggAGGTGCTGTGGTCCGCGCTCGCGTCATGCGGCCTCGTGATCTTCTCGCAGCTCGCCGTGGCGATGGTGCCGCGGCTATTCCCCTCCCTCTCGCTCCTCGCCATGCTCCCCATCGCGG GCCTGGTGTTCCTCGCGGCTATCGTGCTGGGCCGGCTGTGGAGGAGGTTCATCGgggtggcggcgtcggcgccgctcTTCGTGCTCTTCAACATCCTCCTCTTGTGGGGCGTCTACGTCTTCGTCATCAGGAGAG ACACTTCTTCTCTGCTGGACATGCTACTAAATGCGGAATGTGCACTGCTTCTGTGGGGCCTTTACAG AATTTTATCTGGTGATCCTGGTATTGTTGCTTGTGATTCGTCATATTTAGAGGAAGCTGGCTGCAAGGATTTTGTGGAAGCTATTTACCCGAGTGAG AAGCTCCCAATGCTCTCTCGTGTCAGGCAGTGTAACTGGTGCAAAGCAACCATTAGGGGCTATGACCATCATTGCCCTGCGTTTGGTACTTGCATAG GACAGAAGAATCATCGGCTGTTTATGGCCCTTTTGACAGGATTTGTTGTTGCTGAATCAACATATACAATGTGCTCAACAAAAT ATATTACCAGATGCATTAATTCAGGAACTCTAAGATCGGAG AATCCTGTATCTCTAAACCTGGTAATCAGTACGATGCTCTTCTCTATCCTCCAGGTGGTCTGGCAG GTTGTGTTCTTGATGTGGCACATATATTGCATCTGCTTCAACATCAAGACAGATGAGTGG ATAAACTGGAAGAAATATCCTGAATTCCAGATGAGGGAACAGCCTCAATCAG ATTTGGAAGTCAAATTTGTAAATCCGTATGACAAAGGCATGCTCTGTAACATTAGAGAATTTCTGACGCCGAAATGA
- the LOC101761362 gene encoding palmitoyltransferase ZDHHC7 isoform X3: protein MSRLATGLHRLRRSSSSPWEVLWSALASCGLVIFSQLAVAMVPRLFPSLSLLAMLPIAGLVFLAAIVLGRLWRRFIGVAASAPLFVLFNILLLWGVYVFVIRRDTSSLLDMLLNAECALLLWGLYRILSGDPGIVACDSSYLEEAGCKDFVEAIYPSEKLPMLSRVRQCNWCKATIRGYDHHCPAFGTCIGQKNHRLFMALLTGFVVAESTYTMCSTKYITRCINSGTLRSENPVSLNLVISTMLFSILQVVWQVVFLMWHIYCICFNIKTDEWVISNFPCFGLFLHQLQVVFSLAVSCS, encoded by the exons ATGAGCAGGCTGGCGACGGGGCTCCACCGGCTTcggaggtcgtcgtcgtcgccgtgggAGGTGCTGTGGTCCGCGCTCGCGTCATGCGGCCTCGTGATCTTCTCGCAGCTCGCCGTGGCGATGGTGCCGCGGCTATTCCCCTCCCTCTCGCTCCTCGCCATGCTCCCCATCGCGG GCCTGGTGTTCCTCGCGGCTATCGTGCTGGGCCGGCTGTGGAGGAGGTTCATCGgggtggcggcgtcggcgccgctcTTCGTGCTCTTCAACATCCTCCTCTTGTGGGGCGTCTACGTCTTCGTCATCAGGAGAG ACACTTCTTCTCTGCTGGACATGCTACTAAATGCGGAATGTGCACTGCTTCTGTGGGGCCTTTACAG AATTTTATCTGGTGATCCTGGTATTGTTGCTTGTGATTCGTCATATTTAGAGGAAGCTGGCTGCAAGGATTTTGTGGAAGCTATTTACCCGAGTGAG AAGCTCCCAATGCTCTCTCGTGTCAGGCAGTGTAACTGGTGCAAAGCAACCATTAGGGGCTATGACCATCATTGCCCTGCGTTTGGTACTTGCATAG GACAGAAGAATCATCGGCTGTTTATGGCCCTTTTGACAGGATTTGTTGTTGCTGAATCAACATATACAATGTGCTCAACAAAAT ATATTACCAGATGCATTAATTCAGGAACTCTAAGATCGGAG AATCCTGTATCTCTAAACCTGGTAATCAGTACGATGCTCTTCTCTATCCTCCAGGTGGTCTGGCAG GTTGTGTTCTTGATGTGGCACATATATTGCATCTGCTTCAACATCAAGACAGATGAGTGGGTAATTTCAAATTTCCCATGCTTTGGACTCTTTCTTCATCAATTGCAGGTCGTCTTCTCGTTAGCTGTTTCTTGTAGCTAA